The genome window GGAAAATGCCTTGAGTGAAGAGAATGCTCCCCGTATCAAAGCAGTTATAGAAGTTTGCGGTAGTAACGGAACCAATAGCTCCAAGGCCGAAAAGATTCTGTTTGAAAAGGGAGTCCTTGTGGTTTATGACTTTTTGGCTAACAGCGCGGGTGTGACCGCTTCCTACTTTGAATGGCTGCGGAATCTGTATCAAAGAAGCCGGTTTGAGGCCGAAAATATCTATGAAAGAGAGTTTGATGATTCTGTTATGGATTCCTATATTATGCCGGAGTTTCGAGAGCGTATTAAACTTGTTCTGGCCCAGGAGGAATCTAATGTGGTGACCTCCCAATGGAATACAATCCTCCGGGATATTATGATCTCCGCTGTCAATGAGGACTATCATTTTGCCCGGGAACAGAAGGTTTCTCTTAAGGAAGCGGGCTTTATTAATACCCAGTTTCGAGTTCTGGCGGCTGCAGTGAGCTCTATGGATGCAGATCGGGCATTGGAATTTCGCAACAGTCTGTCTGAGAAATCTCAACAGATGCTGAAAGAATTTCTGATGCATCCGGAAGTGAATATTTTTAGGACTGTTTCTCACTGAAGGTCTATCCAGAAATTTTAAGGCTTTCTGAAAAAAGAATCTCTTTACGGGAGTCGGCTATGGCTATAAGATGGTTTCATGTCCAAATATACCCTACTTCTGGCAGATGATGAGCAGATTATCCGTGACGGGATTAGCCGTAAAATAAAATGGGAAGAAGAGGGTTTCATCTTTCTGCCTCCCTGTGAGGATGGAGAATCTGCGATACAGTCCGTCAGAGAGCATCAGCCTGATGTGGTTATTACTGATATTTGCATGCCTGGAAGAGACGGTTTGGAAGTTGCCAAGTATATCGCCGAGAATTCTCCCGATACGCTGGTCATCATTCTCAGCGGGTATGAGGACTTTGATTATGCGCGGCAGGCTCTACTGGCCAATGTTCATGAGTATATCCTCAAGCCTCTGAGTTCCAGAAAAATCCATGAGCTGCTACAGCGTATCCGAGAAGAACTGACTAGGCGGAAGGCTTTCCAACTGGATATGTCCCGGCTTTTGCAGTTGCAGGAGGAGCATAAACAGTCTTTAAGAGAGCGCTTTCTCTGCCGGGTTCTGACAAGACCGATCAAATCTGAGGAAATTCAGGAATACCATGAAATTTTGCAGGGGCAGAATCCAGAGATGGATTATTACTGCGCTCTAGTGATGGATCTGGATTCTCCTGGGAAGGTTTCTCCAACTGTTTTGACCCAGGATCTTTACCTCCTGGCCGTTAGAGAGGAAGCAGAAAAATTGAAGGAAAAAGTTCCGCGAATCATGATTTGTCAGCCTCCGGAGCCGGCCATCTATATTATCCTCAGGGATGAAAATGAAAATTCTCTGAATCATACGGCCCGCTATACAGCCGAACAATTGGCAAAAACAATTTCTGTTTTACCTGACTTCAGCATGTCCATAGGTCTTGGGCGCTCTGTTCGTGGAATGGATATGCTGTATCAATCTTCACGCCAGGCCCGCAGAGCCCTGGAAAACCGCTTGATCATGGGGGATCGGTCTGTCTTCTTTTACCAGGATTCGGTAGATAGAATCGGTGATAGGAATAACCGTTTTCTTCAGAATGCCGATAGGCTTATGAATGCCTTGAAACAGCAGTCTGCTGAATCTGTCTCCGATCTTGTCCGCGATTTTATATTCATATTAAGGGAGAGCGGTCTCTCTCCTTTACGCATCCGCCTTGAGATTAGTAAATTTACATTCCGGGTCATAGACTTTCTGGGAAGCCTGGAAGACAGTTTGTCCTATGATGATATATTCCTTTTGAGCGAATCCCTTGCCTCCATTGCCGGCCTGGATAATCTCGTCAGTGTAGAAGAGGCTTTAGATTCCTGTCTGATGGAGGTTTCCGGCTTATTGAAGGAAAACCGTAAGAAATTCCCGGAGAAAAAAATCGGAGAGATTCAGGTCTTTCTGGAAAAGGAATATGCCTCCCCGAATATTACGGTAGAGACTATCACGTCTCAATTCTTCATCAGCCCAAGTTATCTGAGTAAACTCTTTAGACAGTTTATGGACAAAACTTTTGTAGAGTATCTGACGGGGCTCCGCGTTTCAAAAGCCTGTGAACTCTTAAAAACAAGCGATAAAAAGCTCTTTGAAATTGCCGAAATGGTGGGTTATTCTGATTCAAGATATTTTTCAAGCATATTCAAGAAGTACATGGGTATGACTCCCTCCCAGTTCCGGAATAAGTTGTGAAGTACTACTCAAGGAAGAGCAGCAACAGTATCCGGAGTCAGCTTATCTGGAGTTTTTCTGCCATGCTGGTCCTAGAAATTCTTGTCTTTGGCATTGCTGCCAGTATCCTCTATGAGCGGACTTTGAAAGAAAATAATAACAGCTATGTTTTTCAGATGATTCATCAGATGAATGGAATCATTGATAATTATATCGCCTACATGGAAGACATCTCATCCGTGGTTTTGCAGCATGAAGATGTCAGGTTGTATGCACTTTCCTCGGAGGACCCGGAAACAAGAGCCTCCTTGAAACCCGGAATCCAGGGATTCCTTTACTCAATAAAGGAGGTCAGGACAGACCTGGTTAACCTTATCCTTTTAATGGAAGACGGAGATTTTATCAGCCCTAATCCTGAGGATACTCTCAATGAATCCATTGATTTCAGACAGGAGGACTGGTACAAGAAAGCAGGACCCCAGTATTACAAACCCTATATTACATCTTCCCATGTTCAGAATATCATTAAAGGACGGTATCCCTGGGTTATTTCAATGACCCGTAGGTTTCAGGTGGAGGAGGATAAAAAGGGTATTCTTCTGGTGGATTTAAATTATAATATCATACGGGAGCTCAGCAGTAATATCGAGATAGGAGAGAAGGGCTATATTTTTATAATCAATTCTTTGGGTGAGATTGTGTATCATCCGCGGCAGGATCTGATTTATAACGATTTGAAACATGAAAAGATCGATCAGATTTTGGGAATGAAGACGGGGTCCCTCCTTTCTACAGTAGATGGTGAGAAGATTCTTTATACCTTCGGAACCTCTGCAGATACGGGGTGGACAATTGTGGGCGTCTCAAATGTGAAGGAACTTCTGTCCAGTCGCAGGGAGCTTCAAAGTTACCTCTGGCTTTTAATTCTTTTTACTTTTTCTATTGTCATCATGATTTCAACTCTCCTTTCCGGGTGGATTGTCAAACCCATAGAAAGTCTTCGTAAGTCCATGCAGGAAGTGGAGAAAGGAAATTTCAACATTGACATCAATGTTCAGTGCGATCATGAAGTCTTTGATTTGGCAGAAGACTGTAATATAGCCATCGAGAAGATTAAGGAACTGATGATTCAGAATGAAAAGGAACAGGAGTTAAAGAGAAAAAATGAGTTCAAGGCCCTTCAGGCTCAGATCAACCCTCATTTTCTCTACAATACTCTGGATTCTATCATCTGGTTGATTGAGGGAGAAGAAAACGAGGATGCTGTCAGAATGATTGAAGAATTGGCAGATTTCTTCAGGTTAAGTCTCAATAAAGGACGGGAAATTATTCCCATCCGGCAGGTGATTGATCACATTTCGTCTTATCTGATCATTCAACAGATGAGATACAAGAATAAAATGGATTACAGAATCCTTGTGGACCCCGAACTCTATTCTTATTATTCTCTAAAATTACTACTTCAGCCCCTGGTGGAAAATGCAATATATCATGGCATCAAAAATCAGGACGGGGAGGGGATCATCACAATTCAAGCTGCCAGGAAGGATAATCTTATCCTTTTTTCAGTTGAGGATAGCGGCGTTGGCATTGATGCAAAAACAATGGAGCAGTTAAAAGCAGGTGAGATTCCGGCATCCTCCAGGAGTGGTATGGGACTCCGGAATGTGCAGGAACGGCTGCATCTCTTTTTCGGAAAAGAATATGATCTTTTCTTTGAGAGTGAACCCGGGAAAGGAAGTCGGATCGGTTTTACAATCCCATTGATTAAGGAGCCACAGACATGAAATCAGGCCGGATCGTACTTATCAATATCTCCTTTCTGTTTCTGATTCTTCTTATCTATTATTTTTCGGCAAACATGAACCTATTTTCCCGTTTCAACAAGAAGTATGAAGTTGTCCTTGTGATGAAAACAACGGAACGAATTAGTGAATTCTGGGTGATCCTGGAAAAAGGGGCCATTCAGGCTGCAGAAGATTTAGGAATCCATATAGAGATTACCGGTGCCGATCTGGAAGATAATATTCAGCAGCAGATTGATATTATGGATCAGGTGATTGACAGTGCTCCGGATGCGATTATTCTGGCAGCCACAGATTATCAGCTTTTGGGGCCTTCTGCTGCTAGGGCGCGAGAACAAAGTATTGCCCTGTTAACTGTGGACTCCTTTATCGCCAGTGACCATTCTCAGTGTGAAATCGGAACTGCCAATGTTGGGGCCGGGGAAAAGCTGGGACGGCATATGTCCAGTTTACTTCAGGAAGGGGATACCTTGGCCATTATCAGTTTTGTCCGCGACAGCTCTCCTGCCATTGAACGGGAGAAGGGATTCCGGTCAGCCTTGGGGGATGATTTCAATATCTTGGATACTATCTATACCAACAACAATATTGAACTGGGCTATACAGAAACAAAACGTCTCATAAAAGAATACCCACATCTCAAGGCTGTTGTCGCCTTGAATGAGAATTCAGCCCTGGGGACATTCCGGGCTATAAAGGAATCTGACCGTGCTGGAGACCTGATTTTCATGACCTTTGACAGTGACTTGGAGTTGATCCAGGGATTGGAAGACGGCCTCATAGATGCTACCCTGGTTCAAAAGCCATACAACATGGGATATCTTGCCGTCCAAAACGCCTACGACCTGATTCGTGGTAAATCCGTGCCACCTTCTATCGACACCGGTTCAGAGCTGATCACCAGAGAAAATATGTACGACATAAAGAATCAGAAGCTGCTCTTTCCTTCCGAATAAGTTTCAAATTCCTCTTCCAAAAGAGTTTAAAATCCTCTTTTCCCCCAAAAATAGTGCTGAATATTGAACATTTTGTATTGAATTTTCGCTTCCTGGATACAAAAAGCAGGGTTAACCTGATTCAAGTTCAGGTGATCACCTGAAGTATTTTCTATTTTTCAAAGGAGTAAATTTATGAAAAAACTAGTAATCCTAGTTCTGTGTGTTGCTGTTTCTGCAACTACACTTTTCGCAGCTGGACAGCAGGACGCTGCCGCAGGTTCCGAAGAGATTGTCATCGGTGCCCTGATTAGAAATACAGACGAACAGTTTGTTGCCGACTATGCTGAAGTCCTTAAAGGCCTTGCAAAGGATGCCGGTGTTACCCTGAAACTTCAGGATTCCCGTGGTGATATGGCTGCTCAGCTTGACCAGATGAACACTCTTCTAGTTCAGGGTGTAAAACATTTTGTTGTTGTTGCTAACGTAACCGAAGCTACAGAAGACATGGCCAAAGCCATCAATGCCAAAGGCGGATCTGCAGCTTTCTCAAATATTCAGCCTTCAGTTGAAGCTCTAAAAGTCAGCCCTAACTTCTTCCTGGCTTCTTCTCCTGAATCTGTTGCCGGTTCCTTCCAGGCACAGATCCTCGATGACTACTTCAAAGCTCATCCCGAAAAAATGGCCAATGGTGACCCCAATGCCATCGATGCCGTATTCATTTACGGTCAGCTTGGACACCCTGCTCAGGTTTATAGAACCAATGCAGTTAAACAGGGTCTAATTGATGCTGGATACAAACTGAATGTCGTTGCAGAAGATACAGCAAACTGGAAACCTTCTGAAGCACAGGCAAAAATGGATGCATGGATTTCTGCTTACGGTGGAGAGTTTGATGTTGTAATTGCCAACAATGACGGAATGGCTCTGGGTGCCGTTGAATCTTTGATCACAAACGGTTATATGGATGATCCAAATGATCCTACAAAGGATATTGACGGAGATGGTCTTGTTCTAAGTATTCCAGTTGTCGGTGTTGATGCAACTCAGGTTGCAGTAAAAGCCATGGATGAAAAGAAACTCCTTGGTACAGTTCTTCAGGATGCAGTCGGTCAGGCTACTACAGCTTTTGAGCTGGCAGTTATGATGGCTAAGACAGGAACAGCCGCAGGTAAGTCTGCTAATGGAATTGCTCCTCTTTCTGCTCCTATTGATGAAGCTCCTGCCAACGATGCCGCTATTGTCGGACAGTGCTACCTGGTACCCTTCAAGGCTGTAACCATGGATAATTACAAAGAGTTTATGCAGTAAAAAGGGCTTTTGCCATGAATCATTGAGTATCCGGTATTTACCGGATACTGTTTTGTCCATAATCCGGAGACAATCTGTTTCCGGGTTTCTATAAAAAAATGTTTAGGAAAAAGCGATGTCAGAGCAGCAGGAATACATCCTGGAAATGCACAACATAACAAAATCATTTCCCGGAGTGAAGGCTTTAGATAATGTCAGCCTTAAGGTTCGACCCGGTACGGTTCATGCTCTTATGGGCGAGAACGGAGCCGGAAAATCCACTCTTATGAAATGCCTCTTCGGCATTTACAAGAAAGATGATGGTGAAGTCTTTCTCAATGGTGAAAAAGTTGAATTTCACAGTGCCAAAAATGCACTGGAATCGGGTGTTTCCATGATTCATCAGGAACTCTCCAATGTCCCTGAACGATATGTCATGGAAAATCTCTGGTTGGGAAGGGAGCCCCTGCATCGCATTGGGCCTCTCGCTCTGGTTGACCATAAAAAAATGTACAATGATACATTGGAGCTCATGAAAAAGCTCGAAATGGTCGTCGATCCCAGAAATAAAATGAGTGAACTTTCAATATCCAAGCAGCAGGGATGTGAAATAGCTAAGGCTGTTTCTTATAAAGCTTCCGTTGTGGTCATGGATGAACCCTCTTCTTCTTTGTCAGAAACAGAAGTAGAGCTTCTTTTTAAAATTATCAACAACCTGAAAAAACAAGGTGTTGCCATAATATACATCTCTCACAAAATGAGTGAAATCTTTCAAATTTCAGACGAAATCTCCGTCATGAGAGATGGCCGTCTTGTGGCCAGTCAACCCGCTTCAGAATTGGATGATGACAAATTAATCAAGTTGATGGTTGGACGAGATATGACTCATCGTTTTCCTCCCATCGATTTCAGTTCCGGCGATGATACCATTTTAAAGGTTGAGAATCTCACCGCATCAAATCCGCGTTCCTTCAAGAATATTTCTTTTGAACTGAAAAAAGGAGAGATTCTGGGGATAGGTGGTCTGGTCGGTGCCCAAAGAACCGAATTAGTAGAAGCCATTTTCGGTTTGCGCGGCATTGAGTCGGGAACCATTGAGGTTCATGGAAAAGAAGTTGTCATAAATAGTCCGAGAGAGGCCATAGCCAATGGGATTGGTCTTATCACTGAAGATCGGAGAGGATCTGGAATCTTCCCCTTACTTTCTATTTTGGATAATACATCCATACCTTCTTTGGATACATATATACAAAAGAATCATCTTTTAAATCATAAACTGATAGAATCTGATTCGATTCAGGTGAATAAGCAGCTGAGAACAAAGACTCCCACTTATAAAACTCCCATACAGAATCTTTCTGGTGGTAATCAGCAGAAGGTTATTGTTGCCCGTTGGCTCATGACCTCTCCTGATATCCTGATTATGGATGAGCCAACGAGGGGAATCGATGTTGGTGCAAAGTATGAAATCTATCTGATTATGACTGAACTGATCAAACAGGGGAAATCAATCATCATGGTTTCTTCAGAAATGCCCGAACTGTTGGGTATGTCCAGTAGGGTTATGGTCCTTTGTAACGGAAAACATACTGGAACTCTGAACAGAGATGAAGCAAATCAGGAATCAATCATGCGGCTGGCTGCCCAGTTCCGTTGAATCAGGCCTTTTGGCCCTTTAGGAGATAATTATGGAAAAGACAGAAACAAAAATTGCCGGCATCAAGATTCCGGATAGACTTAAGCAGATATTAAGTTCACATACCAGTTTTATTACATTTTTCTTGATGCTGATGGCATTGGGGATTATGACAAATGGAGGGGCTTTAAGAATCGGTTCTCTGCAGAATCTTGTCGTTGCCGAGGCCGTAAGAGGCTTTGCTGCTCTGGGTGTAGGTATGATCATCATTACCAAAGGAATCGACTTGTCACTCGGTCAGGTTATAGGCCTTTCCGCCTGTGTGGCATCGTCTTTTGCACAGTCGCCGGATTATGCCAGTGCTCTGTATGCCGGGCAGGAATTCGCCATCTGGTTACCCATTGTTGCAGGGATATCAGTGGGTGCTCTGTTTGGACTTTTTAATGGTATATTAGTAGCTTATGGAAATATTCCTCCCTTTATAGCTACTCTGGGATCAATGTCCATAGCCAGAGGATTCAAGCTTATTTATACACAGGCTTCTACACTTGGTTCTTTGAAGAATGAGTATAAAGTTATTTCTCAGGGCTTCCTTGGACCTATTCCCTATCTTTTAATGTATGTCATTGTTGCCGCTTTTATTATTTGGCTGTTGATGAATCATACGAAACAAGGGAAAAGTATTTATGCCATCGGAGGAAATGCTCAGGCTGCCAAGGTTTCAGGAATCAATGTGAAGCTTCAGTTGGTCAAAGTCTATCTCTATGCAGGTATCCTTTACGGTATTGCTGGTATACTACTTTCCGCTCGTCTTGGTCTTGCCAATCCTTTAACAGGGAATGATATGGAACTTGATGCCATTGCTGCGGTAACTGTGGGTGGTATCTCCCATGCTGGAGGTGTCGGTACCGTTGGTGGAATGATGATCGGTCTTATGACTCTGGGTCTTATCAACTTTGGTATGACTTATTTGGGTGTTAACTCCTACTTCCAGCTTTTGGTAAAAGGTGGAATCATCATCCTGGCCGTTTATTTTGATATGAGAAAACACGCCAGAAAAGACTAATACTGAGACTACTTCTTTAACCCGCAGGTTTTACTCTTTCCTGCGGGTTTTTTTTGCGCGCGGCATTTGCTGCTGTCAGGAATGATTTCAATCCTTTTCTAATGGATATTTCAATTCAGAATAAGGTTAATCAGAGGGTAGGTGGCTACGGTTATCAGACCCGCCAATACAATGGCCAGACCACTCATAGCACCGATTACCTCCCCCATTTCCATTGCCTTGGCTGTTCCTATGGCATGGGAGACTGTTCCCATAGCAATCCCTCTGGCTACAGGATCGTGAATTCTGAATAGGGTATAAATGGGAGCATAGATTAAAACTCCAGAAACTCCATTAAACACAATTGCTATCATGGTTATCCCGCTGATTCCATTAATACCCTCAACCATTAAAAGACCAAGTGGAGTTGTAATTGAGCGGGGGAGGAGAGATCTTAAAAGAGATTCATCAATATTAAAGAGCCTACAGAGGATAATTGTACTTATAATGCTGGTAAATACACCTGCCGTAATTCCTGCAAGGATGGCTAATTTATGAGATTGTAGTTTGGTGCGTTGTCTATAAAGAGGAAGAGCCAGTAGAAGGATGGATACGGGTAGCATATATTCCAGATATTTTGCGCCCTTCATATAATTTACAAGTGGAATCTCCAAAAGAATAATCAAAGTCATAAGAGCCAGCATAGCAATCAGAAAGGGATTTAGGATGGTGATCCCCGTCTTTTTATTAATTAATTTTCCTAGGGAATAGGTTAGCAGAGTTATTATAATTCCAAAGAAAATATTATTAGTCAGTATATTCAGAATCTCATTCATGGTCTTTCTCCGTTTTCAGCAGCAGCTGAACAACAGCCCCTGTTACTCCCATTACTAAAACGTTACTGATGAACATAATGAGCACCAGTTTAATCCAGATTCCCTCTAACACTCCAAGAGATTCAATGACCTTGACGGCTGGAGGGAGGAAGAAAAAGGCAAGGTTTTTCAAGATGATGTCGGAGATTCCTCCTGTGAAATATTCTTCCTTCAGCACCCCTGTTATGAGAAGAATAAGGAGTAGTATCATACTAATCAGGCTAGAGGGGAATGGGACCATCTTCCCAAGAAGTATACCGACAAATAAGAGTAGTAAGATAATTAATAGTTCTTTGATGATTTTCATAATGTATGGAGAATTATAGAGGTCTTGGTACTTACATACAATTATCAGCCAGGTCTTTCTTATTCAATAACCTCTAAAACATTCTGAGGATACTGAGGTGCAAAAGAAGGCTGATGGGACTGATCTACTGGTTTTGCTCTTAAAAAACTCCAGGATGAAGGAAGCTTTTCTGTCTCAAAAATTTGTGAGCAAAGGAAACTGAACAGACCATTCTGAATGACCATATGTCTTTTGTAAGTGGCAAACTGTCGTGCTACTCCTTCCAACGCAAAGGTTTTACTCCCCGGGACGACCGCTATTTCATTGGCTTTATAGACATGTTTCAGGATTGTGTGGATGTCCCTCATAACTTCTTGAAAAATTTAGACATATGGTTGAGAACTCTATCTCTCTTCATCGATGGAGGATCTTTCAGTCGATTCATTATTGAAAATTTAAATTGATAGATACCGAAAGCCGAGTGAAAATGATTCATTGTAACTTATAAATTATAAATTATAAATTAATCTTTTACCTTCTAAAGGAGTTGGAATATGAAGAAACGCGCTCTATTACTCGTGCTGGCAGCGGCCAGTCTTTTCTCTTTATTGGTCTCATGTGGTGGAAAATCAGACGCTACAGATGAGGTTAAAGAAGCCCCTAAAAAAGTAATCAAATGGAAAATGCAATCTTGGGCCTCTGCCGGTGACTCTACTTATGATGCCGCTGTTAAGCTTGGAAAACTTGTTGAAGAAGCCTCTGATGGTCGTTTGATTATTACTCCCTATAATGCGGGTGCTATTATCCCAGCAGGAAAGGAGTTCGATTCTGTACTTTCAGGGACTGTAGAGGCTGTTCATGGTGCTCCCGCATGGACTCTTGGTTATTTCCCCGGAGCCATTTTTTACAACAATACAGTAGGTGGTCTTACCTATAATCAGCAGAGAATGTGGTTGAACAAGGAAGGGTTGGAACTGGCTCGTAAAAATTATAAACCTCTTGGTGCCCATTATGTAGGCCCTCTGACTCCTCATAATGCCGAAGTTTTTATGCATAGTACAAAACCATTGGACTCCGTTGAAGATCTGAAAGGATTCAAAGCCAGAATGGGTTCTGCTGCTTTGAATGAAATCTTTGCCAGAATGGGTGCTGCTCCTGTATTCCTCCCCGGAGGAGAAGTCTATGAAGCCACACAGCGTGGAATTATTGATGGATTTGAGTATGTGACACCCTCTGTAAACTGGGGTATGGGATTCCAGGAAGTGGCAGATTATGTGTACCTGTCTCCTTCCAGAGCACCTACTGATGCACAGGCCCTGTTTGTCAACCAGAAAGTATGGGATGCTCTTCCTAAAGATCTTCAGGTAATTGTAACCAATGCGACATTTCAGATTGCTGACGAATACTATACAGAAGAAATAGTCAACGATGCTGCAGCTCTTATTGAGTTTGAAAATTATGGATCAAAAGTACGAAAAGTTCCTGCCGATATAGAAGCATTGCTCTTTAAAACAGCAGATGCATACTATGCCGAACAAGCTGCTTCTGACCCTGCTTATAAAGAGATCTACGACTCTGTAATGGCTTGGAAGAAGGTTTGTAGCCAATTCAATATACAGTAATTTTTGTGTGTACCCCTCCTTGTTCTGGAGGGGTAATTTATTTCAGGAGAACTTTAAATGATAACAAACATTATCAAAAAAATTGTTGCAGGAATTGATAAGATGAGTGACCTGATGGGTCACATCGTCAAATATCTTATTCTTGTTTTAATATTTGTACTCTGCTATGAAGTCATTTCACGTTATGTTTTTGACAAGCCGACTATCTGGGCTATGGAAACATCTAAAATGGTTTTCGGAGCCATCGGATCGTTGTGTTGGGGATACACTCTTAAGATCGGGGGACATGTCCGTGTTGACTTGTTTTATACCCTGTTTTCAAAAAAATGGAAGGCCATCGTTGATGTGGCGTTGACAATTCTATTGCTAATTCCAATAGAAATCATACTGATATACACTGGTTTCAAGTGGGCCTTCTTTGCC of Oceanispirochaeta crateris contains these proteins:
- a CDS encoding response regulator, which translates into the protein MSKYTLLLADDEQIIRDGISRKIKWEEEGFIFLPPCEDGESAIQSVREHQPDVVITDICMPGRDGLEVAKYIAENSPDTLVIILSGYEDFDYARQALLANVHEYILKPLSSRKIHELLQRIREELTRRKAFQLDMSRLLQLQEEHKQSLRERFLCRVLTRPIKSEEIQEYHEILQGQNPEMDYYCALVMDLDSPGKVSPTVLTQDLYLLAVREEAEKLKEKVPRIMICQPPEPAIYIILRDENENSLNHTARYTAEQLAKTISVLPDFSMSIGLGRSVRGMDMLYQSSRQARRALENRLIMGDRSVFFYQDSVDRIGDRNNRFLQNADRLMNALKQQSAESVSDLVRDFIFILRESGLSPLRIRLEISKFTFRVIDFLGSLEDSLSYDDIFLLSESLASIAGLDNLVSVEEALDSCLMEVSGLLKENRKKFPEKKIGEIQVFLEKEYASPNITVETITSQFFISPSYLSKLFRQFMDKTFVEYLTGLRVSKACELLKTSDKKLFEIAEMVGYSDSRYFSSIFKKYMGMTPSQFRNKL
- a CDS encoding cache domain-containing sensor histidine kinase is translated as MKYYSRKSSNSIRSQLIWSFSAMLVLEILVFGIAASILYERTLKENNNSYVFQMIHQMNGIIDNYIAYMEDISSVVLQHEDVRLYALSSEDPETRASLKPGIQGFLYSIKEVRTDLVNLILLMEDGDFISPNPEDTLNESIDFRQEDWYKKAGPQYYKPYITSSHVQNIIKGRYPWVISMTRRFQVEEDKKGILLVDLNYNIIRELSSNIEIGEKGYIFIINSLGEIVYHPRQDLIYNDLKHEKIDQILGMKTGSLLSTVDGEKILYTFGTSADTGWTIVGVSNVKELLSSRRELQSYLWLLILFTFSIVIMISTLLSGWIVKPIESLRKSMQEVEKGNFNIDINVQCDHEVFDLAEDCNIAIEKIKELMIQNEKEQELKRKNEFKALQAQINPHFLYNTLDSIIWLIEGEENEDAVRMIEELADFFRLSLNKGREIIPIRQVIDHISSYLIIQQMRYKNKMDYRILVDPELYSYYSLKLLLQPLVENAIYHGIKNQDGEGIITIQAARKDNLILFSVEDSGVGIDAKTMEQLKAGEIPASSRSGMGLRNVQERLHLFFGKEYDLFFESEPGKGSRIGFTIPLIKEPQT
- a CDS encoding substrate-binding domain-containing protein, encoding MKSGRIVLINISFLFLILLIYYFSANMNLFSRFNKKYEVVLVMKTTERISEFWVILEKGAIQAAEDLGIHIEITGADLEDNIQQQIDIMDQVIDSAPDAIILAATDYQLLGPSAARAREQSIALLTVDSFIASDHSQCEIGTANVGAGEKLGRHMSSLLQEGDTLAIISFVRDSSPAIEREKGFRSALGDDFNILDTIYTNNNIELGYTETKRLIKEYPHLKAVVALNENSALGTFRAIKESDRAGDLIFMTFDSDLELIQGLEDGLIDATLVQKPYNMGYLAVQNAYDLIRGKSVPPSIDTGSELITRENMYDIKNQKLLFPSE
- a CDS encoding substrate-binding domain-containing protein, whose amino-acid sequence is MKKLVILVLCVAVSATTLFAAGQQDAAAGSEEIVIGALIRNTDEQFVADYAEVLKGLAKDAGVTLKLQDSRGDMAAQLDQMNTLLVQGVKHFVVVANVTEATEDMAKAINAKGGSAAFSNIQPSVEALKVSPNFFLASSPESVAGSFQAQILDDYFKAHPEKMANGDPNAIDAVFIYGQLGHPAQVYRTNAVKQGLIDAGYKLNVVAEDTANWKPSEAQAKMDAWISAYGGEFDVVIANNDGMALGAVESLITNGYMDDPNDPTKDIDGDGLVLSIPVVGVDATQVAVKAMDEKKLLGTVLQDAVGQATTAFELAVMMAKTGTAAGKSANGIAPLSAPIDEAPANDAAIVGQCYLVPFKAVTMDNYKEFMQ
- a CDS encoding sugar ABC transporter ATP-binding protein, yielding MSEQQEYILEMHNITKSFPGVKALDNVSLKVRPGTVHALMGENGAGKSTLMKCLFGIYKKDDGEVFLNGEKVEFHSAKNALESGVSMIHQELSNVPERYVMENLWLGREPLHRIGPLALVDHKKMYNDTLELMKKLEMVVDPRNKMSELSISKQQGCEIAKAVSYKASVVVMDEPSSSLSETEVELLFKIINNLKKQGVAIIYISHKMSEIFQISDEISVMRDGRLVASQPASELDDDKLIKLMVGRDMTHRFPPIDFSSGDDTILKVENLTASNPRSFKNISFELKKGEILGIGGLVGAQRTELVEAIFGLRGIESGTIEVHGKEVVINSPREAIANGIGLITEDRRGSGIFPLLSILDNTSIPSLDTYIQKNHLLNHKLIESDSIQVNKQLRTKTPTYKTPIQNLSGGNQQKVIVARWLMTSPDILIMDEPTRGIDVGAKYEIYLIMTELIKQGKSIIMVSSEMPELLGMSSRVMVLCNGKHTGTLNRDEANQESIMRLAAQFR
- a CDS encoding ABC transporter permease subunit, with protein sequence MEKTETKIAGIKIPDRLKQILSSHTSFITFFLMLMALGIMTNGGALRIGSLQNLVVAEAVRGFAALGVGMIIITKGIDLSLGQVIGLSACVASSFAQSPDYASALYAGQEFAIWLPIVAGISVGALFGLFNGILVAYGNIPPFIATLGSMSIARGFKLIYTQASTLGSLKNEYKVISQGFLGPIPYLLMYVIVAAFIIWLLMNHTKQGKSIYAIGGNAQAAKVSGINVKLQLVKVYLYAGILYGIAGILLSARLGLANPLTGNDMELDAIAAVTVGGISHAGGVGTVGGMMIGLMTLGLINFGMTYLGVNSYFQLLVKGGIIILAVYFDMRKHARKD
- a CDS encoding LrgB family protein, which translates into the protein MNEILNILTNNIFFGIIITLLTYSLGKLINKKTGITILNPFLIAMLALMTLIILLEIPLVNYMKGAKYLEYMLPVSILLLALPLYRQRTKLQSHKLAILAGITAGVFTSIISTIILCRLFNIDESLLRSLLPRSITTPLGLLMVEGINGISGITMIAIVFNGVSGVLIYAPIYTLFRIHDPVARGIAMGTVSHAIGTAKAMEMGEVIGAMSGLAIVLAGLITVATYPLINLILN
- a CDS encoding CidA/LrgA family protein — its product is MKIIKELLIILLLLFVGILLGKMVPFPSSLISMILLLILLITGVLKEEYFTGGISDIILKNLAFFFLPPAVKVIESLGVLEGIWIKLVLIMFISNVLVMGVTGAVVQLLLKTEKDHE